The following proteins are co-located in the Gordonia polyisoprenivorans genome:
- a CDS encoding SRPBCC family protein yields the protein MSARTFRMHSVWQLPFDHHTVLAALADADSYPTWWPQVREATRVDDTSGDAVLRSLLPISLRVHVHEDVVDPAAGVLQARVDGDLTGWTRWTIHACTSADCCRAEFRQVVDLTSPMPLPLIRVGRPVLYANHRYMMWSGRRGLIRHLNSARPSGEFSY from the coding sequence GTGAGCGCACGGACCTTCCGGATGCACTCCGTCTGGCAACTGCCCTTCGACCACCACACCGTGCTGGCCGCACTCGCCGACGCCGACTCCTACCCCACCTGGTGGCCGCAGGTCCGCGAGGCCACGAGGGTCGACGACACCTCCGGCGATGCGGTACTGCGGTCACTGCTGCCGATATCGCTTCGGGTGCATGTGCACGAGGACGTCGTCGATCCCGCGGCCGGCGTCCTGCAGGCACGCGTCGACGGCGACCTGACGGGGTGGACCCGGTGGACCATTCACGCGTGTACGTCCGCCGACTGCTGTCGGGCCGAGTTCCGTCAGGTCGTCGACCTCACCTCACCGATGCCGCTCCCCCTCATCCGGGTCGGCCGTCCGGTGTTGTACGCCAACCACCGGTACATGATGTGGTCGGGCAGGCGCGGCCTGATCCGGCATCTGAATTCGGCGAGGCCGTCCGGCGAATTCTCATATTGA
- a CDS encoding DUF4267 domain-containing protein yields MTSILWWIGAAIGVAIALGIIVIGAAYLARSATNAAGFGLPTSLSPHDRGWWQVKGIRDVTSGVLVLAFLVAGTDRVPLLLGVLALIPLGDMLIVLGQHGSRSRALGIHGVTAVVLLGACILTAVGQAPW; encoded by the coding sequence ATGACCAGCATCCTGTGGTGGATAGGGGCGGCGATCGGTGTGGCGATCGCGCTGGGCATCATCGTGATCGGCGCCGCCTATTTGGCCCGCAGCGCCACCAACGCCGCCGGTTTCGGCCTGCCGACATCACTGTCGCCCCACGACCGTGGATGGTGGCAGGTCAAAGGGATTCGTGACGTGACATCCGGTGTTCTGGTACTCGCATTCCTTGTTGCCGGCACCGATCGCGTGCCCCTGCTCCTCGGCGTGCTGGCGCTGATCCCGCTCGGCGACATGCTGATCGTGCTCGGGCAACACGGCAGCCGATCCCGCGCACTCGGGATCCACGGGGTGACGGCGGTGGTTCTGCTCGGCGCCTGCATTCTCACCGCGGTCGGGCAGGCGCCGTGGTGA
- a CDS encoding zinc-dependent alcohol dehydrogenase family protein, translated as MKALVFHGPGQKAWEDVPDPKLSEPTDVIVKMDTTTICGTDLHILKGDVPAVTPGRILGHEGVGTITEVGDAVTTLAVGDQVILSCISSCGKCSFCKQGVYSHCLGSEGTSGIGWIFGHLIDGTQAEYVRVPYAENSVHKLPSAVSPEQGTLLSDILPTGHEIGVRHGAVKPGDVVAVIGTGPVGLAAIATAGLYGPSRVIAVDIDANRVEQARRFGATDGVVSTASGWREDILAMTDGLGVDVVIEAVGIPDTFQMCLDIVRPAGHVANVGVHGKPVELPIQDLWISNIVMSMGLVNTNTLGTLLKLVAQRRIDPEPFISHRFGLGEIIDAYDVFSRAAETKALKVIMSV; from the coding sequence ATGAAGGCACTCGTTTTCCACGGTCCCGGCCAGAAGGCCTGGGAGGACGTCCCCGATCCGAAGCTCAGCGAACCCACCGACGTCATCGTCAAGATGGACACGACGACGATCTGCGGCACCGACCTGCACATCCTCAAGGGCGACGTTCCCGCGGTCACTCCCGGACGCATCCTCGGACACGAGGGAGTCGGCACGATCACCGAGGTCGGCGACGCCGTGACCACGTTGGCCGTCGGCGACCAGGTGATCCTGTCCTGCATTTCCTCGTGCGGGAAATGCTCGTTCTGCAAACAGGGCGTCTACTCGCACTGCCTCGGCAGCGAGGGCACGTCGGGTATCGGCTGGATCTTCGGCCATCTCATCGACGGCACCCAAGCCGAGTACGTGCGGGTGCCCTACGCCGAGAACTCGGTCCACAAGCTGCCGTCGGCGGTCAGCCCCGAGCAGGGCACGTTGCTCTCCGACATCCTGCCCACCGGCCACGAGATCGGGGTCCGCCACGGGGCGGTGAAACCCGGTGATGTGGTCGCGGTGATCGGCACCGGCCCGGTCGGTCTCGCCGCCATCGCCACCGCGGGTCTCTACGGGCCCAGCCGGGTCATCGCCGTCGATATCGACGCCAACCGGGTCGAACAGGCCCGCCGGTTCGGGGCGACCGACGGTGTCGTGTCGACCGCGTCTGGTTGGCGCGAGGATATCCTGGCGATGACCGACGGACTCGGCGTCGACGTCGTGATCGAGGCCGTCGGCATTCCCGACACGTTCCAGATGTGCCTCGACATCGTCCGCCCCGCAGGCCATGTCGCCAATGTCGGTGTACACGGCAAGCCCGTCGAGTTGCCCATCCAGGACCTCTGGATCTCCAACATCGTGATGTCGATGGGCCTGGTGAACACCAATACCCTTGGCACACTTCTGAAGTTGGTGGCACAACGTCGGATCGACCCGGAACCGTTCATCAGCCACCGATTCGGGCTCGGCGAGATCATCGACGCCTACGATGTGTTCTCCCGAGCGGCAGAAACCAAGGCGCTCAAGGTGATCATGAGCGTCTGA
- a CDS encoding TetR/AcrR family transcriptional regulator, with protein MGAQDRRARERAERRDRVVEAARVLAERDGWSAVTTRRLADEIEYTPPVLYQHFPGGRDEIVTAVAMLGFAEFVASVSGDSVSGDTDSEGRVGGLIDAYLAFAQRNPATYEAMFAMPIAARFAHDETPEIMRRAFSTFVEALGGGDALGEDVGVQVRAELLWSALHGVCELRRCGRLDPSMESARRAELVALFAARSLTD; from the coding sequence ATGGGTGCACAGGATCGGCGCGCACGAGAGCGTGCCGAACGTCGGGACAGGGTCGTCGAGGCGGCGCGGGTGTTGGCCGAGCGTGACGGATGGTCCGCGGTGACCACCCGCCGGCTGGCCGATGAGATCGAGTACACGCCGCCGGTGCTCTATCAGCACTTTCCCGGGGGGCGCGACGAGATCGTGACGGCGGTGGCGATGCTCGGATTCGCGGAATTCGTTGCCTCGGTGTCCGGCGACTCGGTGTCCGGCGACACGGACTCCGAAGGTCGGGTCGGTGGCCTGATCGATGCGTATCTTGCTTTCGCGCAACGCAACCCGGCCACGTACGAGGCGATGTTCGCCATGCCGATCGCCGCGCGGTTCGCTCACGACGAGACTCCTGAGATCATGCGTCGCGCATTCTCGACCTTCGTCGAGGCGCTCGGTGGCGGGGATGCCCTCGGTGAGGACGTCGGCGTTCAGGTGCGCGCGGAACTGCTGTGGAGCGCGCTGCACGGGGTGTGCGAGTTGCGCAGGTGCGGGCGGCTGGACCCCTCGATGGAGTCCGCGAGGCGGGCTGAGCTCGTCGCGTTGTTCGCGGCCCGGTCACTTACCGACTGA
- a CDS encoding DUF1772 domain-containing protein, protein MTTSFIQSAIAISVMTNAVIYGIDVFSGLIMRPVYTRVDTATMTVMAGLGHHYGDKRLPIVGITGYATAVAAMIAAFVTGHSGTALWCTVAVAALTVWLALYAFVAKPINTRQTGAALSGVIPSDAEELQERWDSVMPARIALQTVALAALVIALAI, encoded by the coding sequence ATGACAACGAGCTTCATCCAGTCGGCGATCGCGATCTCGGTGATGACCAACGCGGTCATCTACGGCATCGACGTGTTCTCCGGCCTGATCATGCGGCCGGTGTACACCCGGGTCGACACAGCGACGATGACCGTCATGGCAGGTCTCGGTCATCACTACGGCGACAAGCGACTGCCGATCGTCGGCATCACGGGCTATGCGACGGCCGTCGCCGCGATGATCGCCGCGTTCGTCACCGGCCACTCCGGTACGGCCCTGTGGTGCACGGTTGCGGTGGCCGCATTGACGGTGTGGCTCGCCCTCTATGCCTTCGTCGCCAAACCGATCAACACACGGCAAACTGGTGCGGCGCTCAGTGGTGTCATCCCCTCCGACGCCGAGGAACTGCAGGAGCGATGGGACTCGGTGATGCCGGCGCGCATCGCATTGCAGACCGTCGCGCTCGCCGCACTCGTCATTGCCCTGGCGATCTGA
- a CDS encoding SDR family NAD(P)-dependent oxidoreductase, which produces MDINGASAIVTGGASGIGAAVVRQLAAKGAKVIIADLNAEKGGELAKEVDGKFVAVDVTKTDDLENAVNQATELGPLRVLVNSAGIGWAQRTIGKDGDFASAHNLDAYKKVIAINLIGTFDAIRLAATAMSRNEPLESNERGAIVNMASVAAFDGQIGQASYSSSKGGVVGMTLPVARDLAAVGVRVNTVAPGLIDTPIYGEGEAAEAFKAKLGESVLFPRRLGVPDELASMVVELVTNSYMNAEVVRVDGGIRMPPK; this is translated from the coding sequence GTGGATATCAACGGAGCAAGTGCAATCGTGACGGGTGGGGCGTCGGGCATCGGCGCCGCGGTGGTTCGCCAGCTGGCGGCCAAGGGGGCGAAGGTCATCATCGCCGACCTCAACGCAGAAAAGGGCGGTGAACTCGCCAAGGAGGTCGACGGCAAGTTCGTCGCGGTGGACGTGACCAAGACCGATGATCTCGAGAACGCCGTCAACCAGGCGACCGAGCTCGGCCCGCTGCGGGTGCTGGTGAACTCGGCCGGTATCGGCTGGGCGCAGCGCACCATCGGCAAGGACGGTGACTTCGCATCCGCGCACAACCTCGACGCGTACAAGAAGGTCATCGCGATCAACCTGATCGGCACCTTCGACGCCATCCGGCTGGCTGCCACCGCGATGAGCCGCAACGAGCCGCTGGAATCGAACGAGCGGGGCGCGATCGTCAACATGGCGAGTGTCGCGGCTTTCGACGGCCAGATCGGCCAGGCGTCGTACTCGTCGTCCAAGGGCGGCGTCGTCGGCATGACCCTGCCGGTCGCGCGTGACCTCGCGGCCGTGGGCGTGCGCGTCAACACCGTCGCCCCCGGCCTGATCGACACCCCGATCTACGGTGAGGGTGAGGCCGCCGAGGCGTTCAAGGCCAAGCTCGGCGAGTCGGTGCTGTTCCCGCGTCGTCTCGGTGTACCCGACGAACTCGCGTCGATGGTCGTCGAGCTCGTCACCAACTCCTACATGAACGCCGAGGTCGTCCGCGTCGACGGCGGCATCCGGATGCCACCGAAGTAG